In a single window of the Papaver somniferum cultivar HN1 chromosome 8, ASM357369v1, whole genome shotgun sequence genome:
- the LOC113304947 gene encoding putative invertase inhibitor has product MNLSFPLPSLSSIIVVFLVLNSFDYGVNGDIVSDFCKNASTRDPQLKYDFCVASLSANPASKNAHDLLELGIISMQICLQNATSIHSYIAQILKDGKGELAAKPCLEDCLDLYEDALDSIPNAMQYFKAKDYSSSNIQMSAAMDASVTCEDVFKEFDLTSPLTKQDGDFFQLTAISLTITNMV; this is encoded by the coding sequence ATGAATCTATCATTCCCATTGCCTTCCCTGTCTTCAATCATCGTCGTTTTTCTTGTTCTCAACTCCTTTGATTATGGTGTAAATGGTGATATAGTCAGTGATTTTTGTAAGAATGCATCAACCAGGGATCCCCAACTCAAGTATGATTTTTGTGTTGCATCTCTTTCAGCAAACCCTGCAAGTAAAAATGCTCATGATCTTTTGGAACTTGGAATCATATCAATGCAAATATGTCTACAGAATGCAACATCTATTCATTCTTATATTGCTCAAATTTTGAAAGACGGGAAAGGAGAACTAGCAGCAAAGCCATGTTTAGAAGATTGTTTAGATCTTTATGAGGATGCTCTTGATTCTATTCCAAACGCTATGCAATACTTCAAGGCTAAAGATTATAGCAGTTCTAATATACAAATGAGTGCTGCCATGGATGCTTCAGTTACTTGTGAAGATGTGTTTAAGGAATTTGATTTGACTTCTCCATTGACCAAACAAGATGGTGATTTCTTTCAGCTAACTGCTATTTCTCTTACCATTACTAATATGGTTTAG
- the LOC113304948 gene encoding uncharacterized protein LOC113304948, which produces MDDYKLVDVIYNRDSNESSAVQFNRALHSLATNVMVSFNISEERFEEVQLPMPLPFEGMIGLLKGCLCIFGRNEKKRREVWAMQDHGVSESWTKLKIIRLFKNVSMNFIGSLNNGESPFKDRITRDIYSYDLEYETAGKGKIRGFMVEGTVSYNESLVSLNSSAAVATSGKTEITRKSKKKKTKKRKR; this is translated from the exons ATGGACGACTACAAGTTGGTAGATGTTATTTACAATCGAGATAGTAATGAGAGTTCTGCAGTTCAA TTTAATAGAGCTCTTCATTCGTTAGCAACAAATGTGATGGTCTCATTTAATATCAGTGAAGAGAGATTTGAAGAAGTGCAACTACCAATGCCACTACCATTTGAGGGTATGATTGGACTGTTGAAAGGGTGCCTCTGTATATTTGGTcgtaatgaaaaaaaaagaagagaagtaTGGGCAATGCAAGATCATGGAGTTTCAGAATCTTGGACTAAACTTAAAATCATTCGGCTTTTTAAAAATGTCTCTATGAATTTTATCGGGTCTTTAAATAATGGTGAGAGCCCATTTAAGGACCGAATTACGCGTGACATATATTCATATGACCTAGAGTATGAAACTGCTGGAAAAGGAAAAATCCGTGGTTTTATGGTGGAAGGAACAGTGAGTTATAATGAAAGCTTAGTTTCACTAAACTCTAGTGCTGCTGTGGCAACAAGTGGAAAGACAGAAATCACTCGAAAATCCAAAAAGAAGAAGACTAAGAAGAGAAAACGTTGA
- the LOC113304310 gene encoding uncharacterized protein LOC113304310, translated as MGSIYSLKEVTLAPYRSEAQKILNYFSDVTITHIGRNNNKHADCPDTLASKLQFEGLEETLIVRRRTVASTWVAESKDAETDDWRTQIVQELNSSLSQGKVSLKTLQSFFMLHGVLYHQNPDGSLSRCLGDEEAQLQLSRIHNEICGQTLVVTLYRRLQRLGFYWPDMETQYRSLQGYYSNCQIPPHQLEVFNVNHTGDWRKPYVNYLRDGVLLASKKDAAKMKQRAKRFVFHGGIQYRKSFGGDLLRCLAEVEIPILMKEMHEGEHRGRKKLFLEDDTAAFFKDATNVKCTEILFMHFLLLYTR; from the coding sequence ATGGGGTCGATCTACTCACTCAAGGAGGTAACGCTGGCCCCTTATAGATCCGAGGCGCAAAAGATATTGAACTACTTTTCTGATGTGACCATAACTCATATTGGCCGCAAtaacaacaaacacgccgattgCCCAGACACATTGGCCTCGAAGCTGCAATTTGAAGGTTTGGAAGAAACTTTGATTGTGAGGAGACGGACTGTAGCGTCGACGTGGGTTGCAGAATCTAAAGATGCTGAAACTGACGACTGGAGGACCCAAATCGTTCAAGAGCTAAACAGTTCactctcccaaggaaaggtcagtctcaaaaccctgcaaaGCTTTTTCATGCTTCATGGAGTGTTGTACCACCAGAATCCAGATGGGTCTCtgtcaagatgtcttggagacGAGGAAGCGCAACTACAACTTAGCCGCATTCACAACGAAATTTGCGGACAAACGTTGGTAGTGACTCTTTACCGACGTCTCCAACGCCTTGGCTTCTACTGGCCAGATATGGAGACTCAATATCGATCACTCCAAGGGTATTACTCCAATTGTCAAATACCTCCACACCAATTGGAGGTTTTCAACGtgaaccacactggggactggcgaAAGCCGTATGTCAATTACCTTCGTGACGGAGTACTCCTTGCAAGCAAAAAGGACGCAGCCAAAATGAAGCAACGAGCCAAGAGATTCGTATTTCATGGAGGAATCCagtatcgcaaaagctttggaggcgACCTATTACGGTGCCTGGCCGAAGTGGAGATCCCGATTCTgatgaaagaaatgcacgaaggcgaacaccgGGGAAGGAAGAAGCTATTTCTCGAAGACGATACTGCTGCGTTTTTCAAAGATGCAACGAATGTCAAATGCACGGAAATCTTATTCATGCATTTTCTACTTCTTTACACTCGATGA